Proteins encoded by one window of Candidatus Shapirobacteria bacterium:
- a CDS encoding response regulator: MAQKVLLVDDDQYIRELYEEILKNAGFEVETAVDGKEGFEKIIAGGYDLVLLDVMLPYLDGIGILDKLREEKPKVGNGPIILLTNLAYDPVIKDAIQKGAVACLNKAEMNPDEFLKKIKEVLK; the protein is encoded by the coding sequence ATGGCACAAAAAGTTCTTTTAGTTGATGATGATCAATATATAAGAGAGTTATATGAAGAGATATTGAAAAATGCCGGTTTTGAGGTAGAAACTGCGGTTGACGGAAAAGAGGGATTTGAAAAAATAATTGCCGGTGGGTATGATTTGGTTTTGCTCGATGTGATGCTCCCCTACCTGGACGGTATCGGAATATTGGATAAATTGAGAGAGGAAAAACCGAAGGTTGGAAATGGTCCTATAATTCTTTTGACAAATTTGGCTTATGACCCAGTAATTAAGGATGCGATTCAAAAGGGGGCGGTGGCTTGTCTGAACAAAGCCGAGATGAATCCGGATGAATTTCTCAAAAAGATTAAGGAAGTGTTGAAGTAA
- a CDS encoding type II secretion system F family protein yields the protein MKTTSVTFSTDEKINLLSNFSTMLSSSIPILDVVNTLLEDSKGNLKFFLTTLKVDLIAGNRINTTFAKFPRSFDRVVVNLIRGAEESGTLETTLRDIKNNIQKEAEFSDKIKSAMMYPMIIFTVFTGVILMILIVVIPKISVVFTRLRVPLPLPTKILIFLSDLLIHQYLYLIFGLTVFAIIATFLYKEKRSFFTKLIVSLPLISGLSKKIDLTRFARNLFLLLTSGLPISTALEFSQDVVANQQIKNLIRNSREMLTSGKQFSTGLKNNKNAIPSMMIKLIEVGEKSGTLEKSMQDISDYMDYQVSKDLKTITALIEPIMLICVSIAVGGMMISIIGPIYGLISQVGGRR from the coding sequence ATGAAAACCACCTCCGTTACCTTTTCTACCGACGAAAAGATCAATCTTTTGAGTAATTTTTCTACCATGCTTTCCTCTAGCATTCCCATTTTGGATGTAGTAAATACCCTGCTTGAAGACTCCAAAGGCAACCTCAAGTTTTTTTTGACCACCTTAAAAGTTGATTTAATCGCCGGCAATCGGATAAATACCACTTTTGCCAAATTTCCCCGCAGTTTTGATCGGGTGGTGGTAAACCTCATCCGGGGAGCCGAAGAAAGCGGTACTCTGGAAACCACCCTTAGGGATATCAAAAACAATATCCAAAAAGAAGCTGAATTTTCCGACAAAATAAAATCAGCCATGATGTACCCCATGATTATTTTCACTGTCTTCACCGGAGTGATTCTCATGATTCTAATCGTTGTTATCCCCAAAATTTCGGTAGTTTTTACCAGGCTTCGGGTTCCTCTCCCCCTGCCAACAAAAATCCTGATTTTTTTATCTGATTTACTGATCCATCAATACCTCTATCTTATTTTTGGTCTGACGGTTTTTGCCATTATCGCTACCTTTCTCTACAAAGAAAAACGTTCTTTTTTTACCAAGCTGATTGTCTCTCTTCCCCTGATTTCCGGTCTGTCCAAAAAAATAGATTTAACCAGATTTGCCCGCAATCTTTTTCTCCTGTTGACTTCCGGTTTGCCCATTTCCACCGCCCTTGAGTTTTCCCAGGACGTCGTAGCCAATCAGCAGATAAAAAATCTAATCAGAAATTCCCGGGAAATGCTAACCTCAGGAAAACAATTTTCTACCGGTCTAAAAAACAATAAAAATGCCATCCCCAGTATGATGATCAAGCTAATCGAAGTCGGTGAAAAAAGCGGGACTCTGGAGAAATCCATGCAGGATATTTCTGACTACATGGATTATCAGGTATCAAAAGACCTAAAAACCATCACCGCCCTCATTGAGCCGATTATGCTTATTTGTGTCAGTATCGCTGTCGGCGGGATGATGATTTCAATTATTGGTCCAATCTACGGGCTGATTAGTCAAGTTGGCGGCAGACGTTAA